CCCGCGCACCCATCCGTGCGGCAGCGACACCCTGCACGAACTGCCAGATGCTGCGCTCCACCCGGCGCTCCGGCGACGGCTCCGGTTGACGAGCGACCCGCTCCCAGTCGCCAAACCGGGCCAGCGTCAGCAGCGGCAACGAGCGCAGGTATGGTCGCCGAGGATTCTCGGGGTCCGCCAGGGAATCTAGCGCGGCGTAGTGGGCCAGCCGGCGGGCGGCGTCGCGCGCATCGGCGCCGCGCCCTTCGAAGACAAGTGACGACCATAACAGCTCGCCGTAGTGCCACGCTCCCCCGCCCATCCCTGCCATCTCGCAACTCGGCACAGACCCTCCGTCGGAATCGAGGGCGCCGTTCAGGGCCAGCGAGGCGTCGTGGTACCGGCCCACGCGCAGGTATATGCGGGCCGGCAGAAAGCGCAGGTGACGGACCGGAGATGGATGAGAGGCGAGTCGCCGGGCTACATCGAGCGCCACGTCCGGCATCTGGGCCTCCATGATATGGATATACAGGTGTTGAGCCCCCGGATGATCGGGATGCCGCTCGAGCACGGATTCTAGCAAGCGCAGGGTTTCCACCGTCGTGGGGCGCGGCAATCCTTCAGCATCCCAGGCGTTCCAGCCGGCCTCGCGGAGCAACGCTTCCGCATACAACACCGTCACCGTTGCATCGAGCGGCCATTGTACGTGCAGCAGCCGAAGAGCCGCGCTTTCGGACGCGGTCACGGAGTCGCTTGCGGGTACAGCCCTGGAGACGGCAATCAGCGCCCGATCTCGGGGGGTGGCCGCCGTCGCGTGCTGTGTCGCCAGCGCCAATAGGCGGCGCCGTTCGTGGGACATCGCGACCGTAGGAGTCGCAGGTCTGGCGGCATACGCCAGGCCCCAGTAACAGAGCGCGCAGGAGGAGTCCAGCCGGATCGCTTTACGCAGGAGTCTGTTCGCCTCATCCCACTCGTGGCCGTATGCGTGGGTCATCCCCCGATCAAAAAGCCGTTGGACGCGCGGTGTGGACGAATCGACGGGCCAGGTAAACACAGCCGCCACAGCCGGATCGGGATCCGGAACCAGGTAGGGCTCGGGCATAGACACTCGCCGGCAGCCGGTCTGCATCAGGCCGGCGCCTACCAGGACTATGAACCACAGAAAGCGAGGCATACGGATGATCCTTCCCGAAACAGTGATCGATTTATTTCTCCACGTCAATCCCCATGCCGGATCTCCCTCGCAAAAAAGGGGTGCCCGGATCGTTCCGAACACCCCTCGGGTCAGCATAAACCTGGTACCGCCACTCTGATTTCTACCAGAAGCGGCCGCGGACGGCGTCGTCGCTATCGTCCGGCAACACTTTTTCGGCGGCGTTCGTTTCCACGATCCGAACGCCGCTTTTCCAGACCGGCTTCATCTTCGCCATCGGATTGCCGATATCGCCCATCACGAAGAGTTCCGCTTCCGAGCTGCGCTCCCGGCCAAAGGTCTGCATGCCCACTTCCTCAAAGCTATCGACGGGTTCAGCGTTGAGTGGCGTCTTATTGCCGATCTTGATGGTCATTTCGCCTCGTGCGCCTTTTTCGGTGACGATGTCTTGCGCCTCGATCGAACCGTACACGCGGGCGGATTCCTTGAGGACGAGCGTTTCGTGCACCTCGATGTTGCCGTGGATCTCGCCGGCGACGATGAGGTTCGTCGCCACGATCCGGCCACTCACCTTGCCCGTCTTCGATATGATGGCGCGACCATCAACCTCAAGGTCGGATTCGACGTCGCCGTCGATCCGGACGTCGTGGCACAGTTTCAGGTTGCCGCCCACAAACCTGGCGCTCGTTCCCAGGAGGGAAACCATCTCTATGTTGGGCTCGGGGGTTGTCTTTTTCCACATCATGGTTTCGGTCTTTCAGAAAGTGAGTTTGTGAGCCGGGCGGCGTTTAGTTGGCCACCGTCTCGAGAAGATTGGCGCCGATCACAGAGACGGCCGTGTTAGCGTTGCCGATGTCGAGGCCGACGGCTGTCGATCCATCGCCATTGGAGAGATGCTTGGACCGCAGGCAGTAGCCCTGGCTCGCGAGTGTCACCGGGTTGTCGACGACCTGCATGTCCAGGATATCGGCGAATTCCTTCCGGAAACAATCCACCAGATCCTCATACATCGCTCCGCCGCCGGCGAACATCAACTTGTTTGTCTTGGCAAAATCGTTGTCCGTCCACTTATTGCGGATAAGCGGCGAGATGACATTCTGGTAGTAGCGTTTGAGTGCGCGTTTACGGGTTTCCCGTATATCGACCCGCTGACGATTGAGCGTGATCGTTCCGTCCTGGAAGGCAAGGTCGAACTGGTGCTCCGTACGCATGCCCAGGTAATACGCTTCGCTCAACTCCTGCATGGCCAGTTCGACGGCGTAGCGGATACCCGGGGCGCTGACCATCGTACGCTGCACGACGCCTTCCTCATTGCTGAGGCAGGCCTCGAACGTACCGTACCCGAGGCTAATCATAAAGAAATTGCCCCGCTGCCGCATCTCGCCGAGGCGGACGCCCATGATGTGCCCGATGATTTCCGGCACGACATCGACGGCCGCGATTTCGATATTCATCATCTCCCGCTCGCCGCCGCCGTAGGTGCACGTGTCGTAGTTCACCTTCTGCGCGTTGCCGATGAACTCGGCGACGTGCTGGCGATTGACGTGGAAAGTAGATTGCGGGAAGCCTAGCGTGAGCGTGATCGGCGAAGCCCCCATCGTGGCGGCCAGGAGCAGCCCGCTCTTGAGGAGCAACCGGTAGTCGAGATCGAGTGGAGAGCTATTGATCAGCCGCTGGGGCGCCACGCCTTCTGTCATGGCGAGGTGACCGATGATGTACCCCGATCCATTTTCGTAAATCTTGAGCCCGCGCAGGAGATCGTGCGATACGCTCCGCAACTCGCTGTTGTGGCTCTCGACGACGCTCGGGAACATGACCGTTCTCATGTAAGTGACCTTCCCTGAATGTGGATTTGACTTGGATAGGGAAGCGGATTTCAAAGAATATGCCACAGGAAACCCCGGCCGCGCCGGCGGCTCGCCAGCCCCCTGTCTCTTGCCCCTCACACTCCTCCCCGTGCTCCCCAGAACTATGCTCCTTGCCCAGAAACTGCCGTCTTTTCTGCCTTTCGAAGCCTAAATCGAAGGCGTGTGATTCGCCGGCGGGCCCCGGTAAACCTCTCCAACGCGAGCGAATGACCGGACGGAATTTTCCTCTATCAGGCGGAAGGTTTCGCTGTTGTCTCCCGTAGCGCGATGCGGAGGAAGTCCCCGATTTCATCATGCTGCAGGCGTGCGTCATCGTATCCGATCTCGATGAGTTGGTCGACGTAACCGCGCTCAAAGAGGACCATGCTCATCCAGTCTGCGCTCTTCGTCTGCTCCGAGCCCAGACCGCGGGTCAAGAGGCGAAACGCACCGCTGAAATGGGGGTGGTGATGGCCGGCTAACCTTCCGATGTCCACAGACGGCCGCAGGAGGAGCATGTGGATCGGGCGAAGGCCTCGACGGTGTTTGCGCGGGACATGGGTGATGAGCTCGTTGATCCGCCGGAGCATCAGGGCGTCCTGATCAAGTACGTCCAGGAAGATGGCGTTCATGAGGATCCCGATCACCTGCGCCACAGGAGGATACCCCACGACGGACGGCTGATCCGCCTCGACACGGGACCGGTCGTACCGGGTGGAGATGACCATCAGATGGTCCGCCCCCATATTGACCGCCGGCGACAGCGGCATGGTCATCCGAACGCCCCCGTCGCCGTACCAGGCGCCATTGATGTAGACCGCCGGGAAAATGACCGGCAGCGCCGCCGAAGCCATGATATGATCCACTTCCATCCTCGTCGATATGGCGATCCGGTTCGGGCGTACCCAGCGATCGACGGAGCTGCCGTGGACAAACGTGGTCGTCTGCCCCGTCATATAGTTGGTGGCCGTAACGGCAAGGGCATGGAGCCGGCCAGCGGCGATGTTGGCGCTTACGCCGTCGAGCAGCCCGTTGCGCGCGTTGAGCTTATCCATCATGTAGTCGCGCAGCGGGGAAGGATCGAGCAGCCCCCGCCGGCCGGACATGTTGAAGTCGCCGGCACCGGCTACGGAATCGGCATCTACGGAATTCATCATGCGCCGGATGAAACTGACGGTCGACTCAGGCCGGATCACCCGCTCGTGCACGAGATCCCGCCAGCAGTCTAGCAGCCCGGCGGCGGCCTCCCGAAAGGTCCCGGTGTGGTTGGCGAGATATCCGGTGTTGATCGCGCCCGCGGAGATGCCGGTCATGATCTGAAACTGGGTTTCGGGAAACGCTTCGGCAATGTACTTTAACACGCCGGCCTGGTACGCGCCGCGAGCTCCCCCACCGCTCAGCACGAGCGCCAGTTTTTTCGGCGGTGCGGGGGGAACGAAAAACGTCCGGATTTTTTGATACGTTGAGTCGAGCACGCGATCTTCGGGTTCGTCTGCGGTCGGGTTGTCCGTTGCCACGCCTTTCCGTCGTCGCAAAATAACCCCCGATCGAAGATAACCCCAATTCGTTTTCAAGTTCGACGAAAACCTGACGATCGCGCCGGCATGCCCGTATCCCCACGCTCCTTACTCGCTCACGCGCTGGAACGCCTCGACGGTGTCGGGCGCATCAGCGCCGGCCGGTTGCTGCGCTATTTCGAGAGCTACGAGGCCCTGACTTCGTTCCCACGTGAGCAAGTGCTGACCCGTCTGAAGAGCGCCCCGAACGGAGGCCGACTGGTCGATCGTCTGTTCGATCGGGCAGAGATGGAGCCGATCCTGGCCAACTCGGCAGCCGAACTCGGCGCTCTGACGGCAACGGGCATCACGCCGCTGGCGGCTGGAGATCCCGGGTGGCCGGCCGGCATCGCTCTGCTTCCCGCGGCCGAGCAGCCCAATCTGCTGTATGTCTACGGCGCGACAGGCGTGTTGCGCCGACCGCTTGTCGCGTTTTTCGGCAAGGCCACGCTGCGTACGGAGGCGTTCGAATATGCACAGGGATTGGCTGTGTTTCTGGCCAGCCGGGGGATCCACCCCGTGATCGGGGCCGCGCACGGATTCGATGTCGTTCTCGCGAAACTGAGCGCCAGCCCCGAATCGCCGGCCGCCGCCCTGATGACCTGCGCCTGCGGCCTTGCCCAGATCGCTCCGCCGGTTCGGCCAACCGTCAGCGCCACCGTGCGCGCCGGCGGAGCGCTGATGTCCAGCTTTGCCCTGCATCATCCCCATTACCCGCACCAGGATGACGACCAGGCGCTACTGATGGCGGCGACGGCTTCCGCCGGCGTCTTTCTGGACCCCGCACCGGGCGAGCCGGCGTGGAAGGCCCTCGAGTGGATGCTGGCGACGCACCAGCCGGTCTTCGCGACGACAGACGGCAACCATGCCCTCCCTAAAGCCGTGCACCTATTGGCTTCCGACATGGATCAAGAATGGGTAGCCGCGTCGTTGACACTCACGTGACTACGCCCGCGTACATCCTGTTCATCTTCGTCGACGGCATCGGCCTGGGGCCGGCGAATGCGTCGACCAATCCGTTTGCCGCACGTACATACCACGGCATGGAGGCCCTTGCCGGCGGACAGCCGCTTACGATGGAGGCCGGCAGCATCAGCGAATTGAACCACGTATTCCACGGTATCGATGCCACGCTGGGGATGGACGGCCTACCCCAGAGCGGCACCGGCCAGGCTACCCTGTTCACGGGTCGAAACGCCGCGCAACTCGCCGGCCAGCATTATGGGCCGTATCCGCCCATCGCCACCCACGCGAGCATCGCCGAAGCCAACCTCTTCCGACAATTGTCGACGCAGCGTGCACTCCCAATCGACCGACTCGCCTTCGCCAATGCCTATCCGCCGCCGTTTTTTTCATATGCGGAATCGCGAAACCGGTGGACCGTCACGACGCGTTGTTGCCGGGACGCCGGCGTCCGGATCCGGACAATGGACGACCTCAGGGCCGGCGAGGCTCTATCCGCCGAATTGACTAACCGCAGTCTGGTCGAAAAATTGGGCATCGACTGCCCAATCGTTTCCGAAGAGGAGGCCGCCCGGCGGCTGGTGGATCTGGCCCAACGTCACGTGTTTACCCTTTTCGAGTATTATCTGACCGATAAGGCCGGCCATGCGCAGGACACCGCGCGCGCGGAGGACGTAGTGCGTTCGCTCGACCGCTTCGTTGGCACATTGCTTGAGACGGTGGATCTAACACGGACGCTCCTCATCCTCACGTCGGATCACGGCAACCTGGAAGACCTCGGCACCCGTGGCCATACCCGCAACCCGGTACCCTTTGTGGCGCTCGGGGCCGGTGCCTCGGCCATGGCCTCGGTGAGATCGTTGATGGATGTCGTGCCCGCGCTGCTGGCGATCCCGACGAAAGCCGTCGGGGCTGCGCATGCGCCGGCCGGCGCTTCGAGTTGAAACGTGGCCACAAAACGTGGCCTTGAAACATGCCCTTTCAGGGTTCGTTTTCACCCTCGTGATCCGTGCCATCACCCTCTCATTCCGGGATCCCACATGAACGCCGCGCCTTCCGTTGGCCCTGCCGCACGCCCCCCTCGCAGCCGGGCTTTAACGCAAGGGCTGTGCCTGCCCGTGCGCCTCGTTGTGTGGCTCAGTATGTCACTCAGTCTGTCACTCATCGTTGGCACGCCGAGCCTCTTCGCGCAGGACGAATCGGATCGCGAAGGCCGCATCCGGGCCGAACAATTGCTCGTGCGCGGGATGACGCGGGCGTACCTCGGCGAACACACCGAGGCCCTCCAGCTGTACCAGCAAGCCCTCCCCCTTGCCAGAGGCGACGCGGCCATCCATGCGGCTATAGCGGCTTCCTATGAGGCGACGAGCCAATATGCCTCCGCGATCACCTTTGCCGAGCAGGCCATCACGCTCGCTCCAGAGCAACACGCCTATTATACCCAACTCGCCAATCTCTTTTTGCTCGCCGGCAACCGGGAGGGCGCCCGAAGCACCCTTGAACGTCTGCTGGTGGTAGACCCGGCCAATCTGGACGCCCTGTTTGAATTGGCCTATGTGCAACACATCGACGGTGATTTCTCCGGCGCGATTGCAACGTACAGACTTATTGAAACCCATACAGGGCCGGCGCTGGACATAAAATTCCGCCAACTCCAGCTGTATCAGAAGATGGGCGACCATAGCGGGGCGGAGGCCACGTTGCGGGAGATGATCACGCTCGAGCCTGAAAATGTGACGCTGTATCAACGGCTGAGCGAAGCGTATCTGAGTAACGAGCAGCCCGCCGAAGCGCGTCACATGCTGGAAACGGCGCTGGAGTTTGAGCCGGCGAACGTGGACCTGATCGTTGCGCTGGCTACCGAGTACCGCAAGGAGGGCCAGGGCGAACGCGCCGATTCGCTCATGCAGCGTACCTTGTCGGACGACAGCAGCACCGCCGAGCAACGACTGTTGCAGGCGCGTTATCTGTATAATGAATCCCGGCGAGACTCCGCCTTTGTACAGCCGGCGCGTGCGCTCCTGGAGCGCATCACTCGGCTCGACACGCCAACCGAAGAAGCCTGGCTGATGCTGGGCGAAATACAGATTGCCTCGGGCGCTTTACGCGCCGGCGGCGAGTCGATTTACCAGGCGTTGACGCTCAACCCGCGTTCGCAGGGCCAATGGTCTCGCTCCGCCTGGGCGTTTCTTGAGGGTGGGATGGCCGAGCGTTCGGCCGAAGTGGCTGAAGAAGCGCTAATGCTTTTCCCAGGAGACATCGAACTGCTCAGAATTTCCGGTCTGGCGCTCCTGGAATTAGACCGCAACGAAGAAGCGGTCGACCGCCTTGCCGAGGCCATCGAGTTGACACGTCGCGATGCCGTCGAGGCCCCCATGGCAAGCGACCTCTATGCCGCGCTCGGTATGCTTTATGGGCGTCTGGGCCATATCGAAAGCGCCGATGCGCACTACGAACAGGCGATCGAGGTCAACCCGAACAATGTCATGGCGCTAAACAATTACGCCTACAGCCTCGCGGTTCGCGGCGATCAATTAAAGAAAGCGCAACGGTATGCGGAACACGCCGTGGCAACTTCTCCCGGCAGCCCATCGTTTGTGGACACCCTGGCCTGGGTGTATTTCGCCTCGGGCGACTACGAAGGCGCGCGCGCATTGCTTGAACAGGCGCTGAGGCTTCGTGGCGCCGGCCCTGCCGTCCACGAGCACTATGGCGATGTGCTGCACAAGCTCGGCCGGCACCCAGAAGCCCGGTCCGCCTGGGAAAAGGCGCTCCAGATGGACCCGGCCAACACGTCGCTCGAATCCAAACTGAGCCAATAACTGCTTGTTGATGCCGTCTGCGACTCCCCTGCCCATTTTCCTCCTTCTGGCGCTCGTCGCTGGCCTGGCCCTCGCCGGATGCAGCGGTCCCCGCTCGGCGGCGATCGAGCCAGCGGCGAGCGGGTTCCCCTACCACTCGCTCGACCAGATCCAGACCGCCCTCGCCGACGCCCTGCCGGCCACCATCCACTCCTACCGCGCCGAAACCGCCCTCTCCGTCCGTTCCCCGGCTCAGAGCGGCTCGTTTTCGGCCAACATCGTCCACCGAGAAAACGATAGCCTGCTCATCTCCGTGAGCCCCGGCTTCGGCATCGTGGCGGTGCGCGCGCTGATCACGCCGGACAGTGTGTTTGTGCACGACCGTATCAATCGCGAGCTGACCTATGGATCGATCCTCGAAGTGGGCCAGTTTCTGCCCCTTCCCACGGATCCGGCCGGCCTCTACCAGGCCATGCTCGGGCTCCTCGCACCCGAGTTGACCATCGCGTGGGTGCTATCCAACGCCGGAGGCCTATACATCCTGAAGACGCCCGACGGACGGCGCTCGTATACGATCGACCCCGCCGCATGGCGCGTTGTCCGTTATGAAGAACGCAACGGAGAAGGAGGCCTGCTCGAGGAGAGAACATTTTCAGAGTTCGAGCGCTACACAGACGGGTATCTTCCCCGCCGGCTCACCTTCCGCCGGCCCGAGGACGATACGGCTGCCTCTCTATATTACCGCAAATTGACACTGAATCCACCGGACTTGCGCTTCGATTTCAGCGTCACCGGCAGCGTACGCCGCATACCCATGCACTAACTCCTCGTCTCCGTGCGAACGACCGTACCGTTATCGATCGTGATTTTCGCCCTTTTTGTGGTGATCGGCGCCGGCGCCGCTTCGGCGCAGTCTCGGCAGGACACCGAAAAACGTCTCCGCGCCCTGCAGGATCAGATGACGCTGGACGTCATCCGTCTCTCCGAAACCGAAGAGCTTGAAAAAGCCTCGCTGCAGACGCTCAACGACATCGAGCGCCAGATCGCGGTGCGCACCGAGCTGATCGCCACGAACGAGTTACTACTGAGCCAGATCGAACAATCGCGCGATTCCATCGCGGCCTCGATGCGCGTACTCGAGAAGGAGCTGGATTATCATCGAAAGATTTACCAGGAGCGCGCGGTGCACGCTTACAAGTACGGCCGGCTACACGATGTCGCCCTCATCCTCGCCGCCCGATCCATCAACCAGATGTTGATCCGCGTGCGTTACCTTTCGCGCTTCGCGGACGACCGTAAGAGCCGGTTCTCTGAAATAAAAAAAGCCAGCGATGCCATCGAAGCGCGTCGGAATGAGATCGCCGAGAACGAAAAAAAGGCGCAGGAGCTGATCGTGCAGTACCGCACCGAGGCGGAGAATATGAAATCCCTCCGCGCCAAGCGAAACGAAGTAATCTCGGAACTACGCAGCCAGCGCTCGAGCATCCAGAAGGACCTCGAACAGAAGCAGCGGGAGGAGCAGCAGCTGCAATCGCTCGTCCGCAACATCATCACGACCGAGAGCAACCGCCGGGCCGCCGCTCCTCCGGTCGATGAGGCGACGGCCGCCGCCAATGCCGAGTTGTCGGGCGCGTTTTCGGCTAACAAGGGGAAAATTCCCTGGCCGGCCGAGGGGGTGGTCACCGAGCCCTTCGGCCAGATCGTCAACCCGCTTTATGGCACCGTCACCAACAATCCCGGCATCCTCGTCTCCACGACAGCGTCGGCTCAGGTCACGGCTGTATTCGACGGTGAAGTCTCCGAAATCTACCCGATGCCCGAATACGGTCGCATTATCACCATCAGCCACGGCGAATACACCAGTCTGTACGGCAACCTCTCGCTGCTGTATGTCGAAGCCGGCACCGTCGTGAAGGCCGGGCAACTGATCGGGCGCGCCGGCACGGAATCCGAACCCAAGGGCAACGCCGTCTTTTTCGCCATCTTCAGAAACGGCGCGGAGATCGACCCGCAGACCTGGCTCAGAAGGCGGTAGCACCGTCCTGTCCGGCCTCGTCGCGTTCTTCACACAACTTTTCGTCGGAATCGAGATCCTCGCTCCGCAAACGGGGTTCACGGTTGCGAATTACCCACGTTCCGACAGCAACACCTGA
This region of Rhodothermales bacterium genomic DNA includes:
- a CDS encoding polymer-forming cytoskeletal protein yields the protein MVSLLGTSARFVGGNLKLCHDVRIDGDVESDLEVDGRAIISKTGKVSGRIVATNLIVAGEIHGNIEVHETLVLKESARVYGSIEAQDIVTEKGARGEMTIKIGNKTPLNAEPVDSFEEVGMQTFGRERSSEAELFVMGDIGNPMAKMKPVWKSGVRIVETNAAEKVLPDDSDDAVRGRFW
- a CDS encoding patatin-like phospholipase family protein, with the protein product MLDSTYQKIRTFFVPPAPPKKLALVLSGGGARGAYQAGVLKYIAEAFPETQFQIMTGISAGAINTGYLANHTGTFREAAAGLLDCWRDLVHERVIRPESTVSFIRRMMNSVDADSVAGAGDFNMSGRRGLLDPSPLRDYMMDKLNARNGLLDGVSANIAAGRLHALAVTATNYMTGQTTTFVHGSSVDRWVRPNRIAISTRMEVDHIMASAALPVIFPAVYINGAWYGDGGVRMTMPLSPAVNMGADHLMVISTRYDRSRVEADQPSVVGYPPVAQVIGILMNAIFLDVLDQDALMLRRINELITHVPRKHRRGLRPIHMLLLRPSVDIGRLAGHHHPHFSGAFRLLTRGLGSEQTKSADWMSMVLFERGYVDQLIEIGYDDARLQHDEIGDFLRIALRETTAKPSA
- a CDS encoding DNA-processing protein DprA — encoded protein: MPVSPRSLLAHALERLDGVGRISAGRLLRYFESYEALTSFPREQVLTRLKSAPNGGRLVDRLFDRAEMEPILANSAAELGALTATGITPLAAGDPGWPAGIALLPAAEQPNLLYVYGATGVLRRPLVAFFGKATLRTEAFEYAQGLAVFLASRGIHPVIGAAHGFDVVLAKLSASPESPAAALMTCACGLAQIAPPVRPTVSATVRAGGALMSSFALHHPHYPHQDDDQALLMAATASAGVFLDPAPGEPAWKALEWMLATHQPVFATTDGNHALPKAVHLLASDMDQEWVAASLTLT
- a CDS encoding alkaline phosphatase family protein; its protein translation is MTTPAYILFIFVDGIGLGPANASTNPFAARTYHGMEALAGGQPLTMEAGSISELNHVFHGIDATLGMDGLPQSGTGQATLFTGRNAAQLAGQHYGPYPPIATHASIAEANLFRQLSTQRALPIDRLAFANAYPPPFFSYAESRNRWTVTTRCCRDAGVRIRTMDDLRAGEALSAELTNRSLVEKLGIDCPIVSEEEAARRLVDLAQRHVFTLFEYYLTDKAGHAQDTARAEDVVRSLDRFVGTLLETVDLTRTLLILTSDHGNLEDLGTRGHTRNPVPFVALGAGASAMASVRSLMDVVPALLAIPTKAVGAAHAPAGASS
- a CDS encoding tetratricopeptide repeat protein, producing MSLSLSLIVGTPSLFAQDESDREGRIRAEQLLVRGMTRAYLGEHTEALQLYQQALPLARGDAAIHAAIAASYEATSQYASAITFAEQAITLAPEQHAYYTQLANLFLLAGNREGARSTLERLLVVDPANLDALFELAYVQHIDGDFSGAIATYRLIETHTGPALDIKFRQLQLYQKMGDHSGAEATLREMITLEPENVTLYQRLSEAYLSNEQPAEARHMLETALEFEPANVDLIVALATEYRKEGQGERADSLMQRTLSDDSSTAEQRLLQARYLYNESRRDSAFVQPARALLERITRLDTPTEEAWLMLGEIQIASGALRAGGESIYQALTLNPRSQGQWSRSAWAFLEGGMAERSAEVAEEALMLFPGDIELLRISGLALLELDRNEEAVDRLAEAIELTRRDAVEAPMASDLYAALGMLYGRLGHIESADAHYEQAIEVNPNNVMALNNYAYSLAVRGDQLKKAQRYAEHAVATSPGSPSFVDTLAWVYFASGDYEGARALLEQALRLRGAGPAVHEHYGDVLHKLGRHPEARSAWEKALQMDPANTSLESKLSQ
- a CDS encoding DUF4292 domain-containing protein encodes the protein MPSATPLPIFLLLALVAGLALAGCSGPRSAAIEPAASGFPYHSLDQIQTALADALPATIHSYRAETALSVRSPAQSGSFSANIVHRENDSLLISVSPGFGIVAVRALITPDSVFVHDRINRELTYGSILEVGQFLPLPTDPAGLYQAMLGLLAPELTIAWVLSNAGGLYILKTPDGRRSYTIDPAAWRVVRYEERNGEGGLLEERTFSEFERYTDGYLPRRLTFRRPEDDTAASLYYRKLTLNPPDLRFDFSVTGSVRRIPMH
- a CDS encoding peptidoglycan DD-metalloendopeptidase family protein, encoding MRTTVPLSIVIFALFVVIGAGAASAQSRQDTEKRLRALQDQMTLDVIRLSETEELEKASLQTLNDIERQIAVRTELIATNELLLSQIEQSRDSIAASMRVLEKELDYHRKIYQERAVHAYKYGRLHDVALILAARSINQMLIRVRYLSRFADDRKSRFSEIKKASDAIEARRNEIAENEKKAQELIVQYRTEAENMKSLRAKRNEVISELRSQRSSIQKDLEQKQREEQQLQSLVRNIITTESNRRAAAPPVDEATAAANAELSGAFSANKGKIPWPAEGVVTEPFGQIVNPLYGTVTNNPGILVSTTASAQVTAVFDGEVSEIYPMPEYGRIITISHGEYTSLYGNLSLLYVEAGTVVKAGQLIGRAGTESEPKGNAVFFAIFRNGAEIDPQTWLRRR